In the genome of Raphanus sativus cultivar WK10039 chromosome 4, ASM80110v3, whole genome shotgun sequence, one region contains:
- the LOC108850327 gene encoding putative F-box/kelch-repeat protein At4g39756, whose product MKMELEEAPQSKITTNPPPSQSFPSLPDEIIVTCLSLISRSYYPKLSLVSKRFRSLIFSNELYSARCDSKTREHVLHVCLKLPDNRLPSWYSMWIKPDQTLINELEEEENNNSTGRNTMLVEIPSSYSPRVPASYLGKVCSKYYKLEQDSISPKSSLLSVRNKGVLAPWGKLKGRWCEAPRMKVGRENAVAGALDGKIYVMGGCDAEESKNWAEVFDTNTQTWESLPDPGPELRSSLIKGVDVTRRRIYIESSEEKYHYYDSKEGRWGVSSKECKTWRRYCKIDHVRYICSKRGFFWYDKKLQSLRMVKGLEVLKKNCCVGVIAIANYGGKLLILWEKFEKHDPQNKEIWCSVIALKIRSGFVDDVLGIVEWASVVHTVPSSYVFLRCQVKSV is encoded by the coding sequence ATGAAGATGGAACTAGAAGAAGCACCTCAGAGCAAGATAACAACGAATCCTCCGCCGTCTCAGTCGTTTCCTTCGCTTCCAGATGAGATCATTGTAACTTGCTTATCACTCATATCTAGGTCGTACTACCCTAAACTCTCCCTAGTGTCCAAAAGATTCCGCTCTCTCATCTTTTCCAATGAGCTATACAGTGCCCGATGTGACTCCAAAACACGTGAACACGTCCTTCATGTCTGTCTAAAGTTACCCGACAACCGTCTTCCGTCTTGGTACAGCATGTGGATAAAACCTGATCAAACCCTAATCAATGaattggaggaagaggagaatAATAATTCTACCGGAAGAAATACTATGTTGGTAGAAATACCCTCTTCATATTCTCCTCGTGTACCAGCATCATATCTCGGTAAGGTTTGTTCAAAATACTACAAACTCGAACAGGACAGTATCTCTCCCAAGTCATCCCTACTCTCGGTCCGTAATAAAGGGGTTCTCGCTCCATGGGGTAAACTTAAAGGCAGATGGTGTGAAGCCCCTAGAATGAAAGTGGGTCGAGAGAATGCAGTCGCGGGGGCCCTTGATgggaaaatatatgtaatgggTGGTTGCGATGCAGAAGAATCCAAGAATTGGGCTGAGGTTTTCGATACAAATACTCAAACTTGGGAATCTTTACCTGACCCTGGCCCTGAGCTCCGCTCCTCTTTAATTAAGGGAGTGGACGTGACCAGGAGAAGGATATACATTGAGAGCAGCGAGGAGAAATATCATTATTATGATTCAAAAGAAGGTCGATGGGGAGTTTCATCAAAAGAATGCAAGACTTGGAGAAGGTACTGCAAGATAGATCATGTTAGGTACATTTGTAGTAAAAGAGGTTTCTTTTGGTATGACAAAAAGCTTCAAAGCTTGAGAATGGTCAAAGGTTTGGAGGtactgaaaaaaaattgttgtgttGGGGTTATTGCAATAGCTAACTACGGTGGGAAACTTTTAATCTTGTGGGAAAAGTTTGAGAAGCATGATCCTCAAAACAAGGAGATTTGGTGTTCGGTGATTGCGCTTAAAATACGTAGTGGTTTTGTTGATGATGTTTTGGGAATTGTTGAGTGGGCTAGTGTTGTACACACGGTTCCCAGTTCATACGTTTTCTTGCGTTGTCAAGTGAAATCGGTTTGA
- the LOC108852752 gene encoding alkane hydroxylase MAH1-like, which produces MAFVCIPIVCFLILLPFFIKKPNTSFITTNWPLIGMLPGLLMVLHRIYDFTVELLESSNLTFQFKGSWLTGMDMLVTVDPANIHYMSSSNFLNYNKGPDFKEVFDVFNDVIFNVDAELWKNHRKAAEGRLKHQAFPGLSMSVTRNKLKNGLVPVFDHFAKEGMVLNLQDVFRRFTFDTSMVLITGSDPTSLSIDMPENEFDKALTEAIGGILYRHIKPRFLWKLQRWMGLGIEKKMLEANDIFFRVCAKYISAKREEVRLQGISHHSPRGECEDLLTSYIKLDTTKYEILNPSDDRFLKDVILSYIVAGRDTVTAALTWFFWLLSENPNVAAKIRQEINKNLPKSNTGQVKSSFDPIELNKLVYLHGALSESMRLYPPAPFERTSPIKTDVLPSGHKVDPNSKILILIYALGRMKAVWGEDASEFKPERWVTNTGSLRHEPSFKFLAFNAGPRTCLGKQLAMNLMKTVIVEILQNYDIHVIKGQKIEPLPGLILRMTHGLSVTITKRDPA; this is translated from the coding sequence ATGGCTTTTGTATGCATACCTATCGTTTGCTTTCTCATCTTACTTCCATTTTTCATCAAGAAACCAAATACGAGCTTCATTACGACGAACTGGCCTCTTATCGGGATGCTTCCGGGCCTGTTGATGGTGCTCCACCGGATCTATGATTTCACCGTGGAGCTTCTCGAGAGCTCCAACTTGACATTTCAATTCAAGGGTTCATGGTTGACTGGTATGGATATGTTGGTGACCGTTGATCCAGCTAACATTCACTATATGTCAAGCTCAAACTTCTTGAATTACAACAAAGGCCCTGACTTCAAAGAAGTCTTTGATGTTTTCAATGATGTGATATTCAACGTGGATGCGGAGCTTTGGAAGAATCATAGAAAGGCAGCGGAGGGCAGACTCAAACATCAGGCCTTTCCCGGACTTTCAATGAGTGTCACGCGAAATAAACTCAAGAACGGGCTTGTGCCTGTTTTCGATCATTTTGCAAAGGAAGGGATGGTCCTGAACTTGCAAGATGTGTTCCGGAGATTCACTTTCGACACATCCATGGTTCTAATAACTGGTTCTGATCCTACAAGTCTCTCCATCGACATGCCAGAGAATGAGTTCGACAAGGCTCTTACTGAGGCTATAGGAGGGATTTTGTATAGACATATAAAACCAAGATTCTTGTGGAAGCTACAAAGATGGATGGGATTGGgaatagagaagaaaatgtTAGAAGCTAATGACATTTTCTTTCGTGTGTGTGCCAAATACATATCAGCTAAGAGAGAGGAGGTAAGACTACAAGGCATTAGTCACCATTCCCCTCGTGGAGAGTGTGAAGATTTGTTAACGTCTTACATTAAGCTAGACACAACCAAGTACGAGATCTTGAACCCTAGTGATGATCGATTCCTCAAAGATGTCATCTTGAGTTACATTGTAGCTGGGAGAGATACCGTTACCGCTGCACTTACTTGGTTCTTCTGGCTTCTCTCAGAAAACCCTAACGTGGCGGCCAAGATTCGCCAAGAAATCAACAAGAATCTGCCAAAATCAAATACTGGCCAGGTGAAGTCATCTTTTGACCCCATTGAGCTCAACAAGCTGGTGTACTTACATGGCGCGTTGTCTGAATCAATGAGGTTATACCCACCAGCTCCCTTCGAACGCACGTCTCCCATAAAAACAGATGTGCTTCCAAGTGGGCATAAAGTCGATCCGAACTCCAAAATACTTATCCTTATCTACGCGCTTGGGAGGATGAAAGCTGTATGGGGAGAAGATGCCTCTGAATTTAAACCAGAGAGATGGGTTACCAATACAGGTAGCTTAAGGCATGAACCTTCCTTCAAATTCTTAGCGTTTAATGCTGGCCCGAGAACTTGTCTTGGTAAGCAATTAGCTATGAATCTGATGAAGACAGTTATTGTTGAGATATTACAAAACTATGACATTCATGTCATCAAAGGCCAGAAGATCGAGCCACTTCCCGGTCTTATTCTTCGCATGACGCATGGGCTTAGCGTCACAATTACTAAACGAGATCCAGCTTAG